The DNA window GGCGGTGACGATATCCTTATCGGTGGCGCAGGCGGTGATATCCTCGATGGTGGAACCGGGAGCGATCGCCTCTTTGGACAAGGCGGTGACGATATCCTTATCGGTGGCGCAGGCGATGACATCCTCGATGGTGGAACCGGGAGCGATCGCCTCTTTGGACAAGGCGGTGACGATATCCTTATCGGTGGCGCAGGCAATGACCGCCTGGATGGTGGCGCAGGAAACGATCGCCTCGATGGCGGTCTGGGCAACGATGTGATTACGACTGGAGCAGGGCGTGACATAATTGTTATCCGCCAAAACAGTGGCTTCGACCGCGTCACCGATTTCCAAAACAATCAAGACCGTATCGAATTGGTGGGGATTCGGTTTGGGCAATTAACGATTCTGCAACGGCAGGATAACGTGTTGATCAAACTCGGCACTACGAATCTGCTGCTTTTGGAAAATACGAACGTATCTGCCATAGACCGGGCGGACTTTGTGTAAGTCGTCTACTTTTCGAGCGATCGCCTTTGGCTAACAAGGGCGATCGCCTTTCAGCACTAGACTGGCGCACCAATTGCATAGTTTGATTCTTTTTAGTTAGGACGAAGCTTCCTTCAGCACAACCTCCATCGCTTCTCGTAAACTCACAAAGTCTCCCAATACTTTACGAATTCGGCTCTTCAGCCACGCCCAGCACCTCTCAATCCGATTCAAGTCCGGGGAGTACGGCAGCAGATACACCACCTGACACCCAGCCGCCTTAATTAGTTCAGCGATCCGTCCCCCATGATGAAACGTCGCATTATCCAACACCACCCACTCCCCTGGACACAGTTACGGGATCAAGCAGCTTTCCAGCCACACCTCAAACACCATGCGATGACAGGAACCCTCCACCGTAAAGGGCGCGATGAGGTCTTCATCACGGTAGCCCGCAATCATGTTGACCCGTCCCTGACACCGACCCGATTTCATCGCATGAAACTGTTCGCCTATGGGGGAGTAGCCATAGTTGTCCCGCTCATCCATGCCAGACTCATCGACGTACGTCACTGACGCCTTGAACACTTTCGTCAACCTGCGGAATGTCGGTTTTAACCAAAGTAGGGGGAGCTGTTTCAGGTTTTTGCGGCTAAGATTGGGGCACAGGAAGAGGATCATAACGAGGCTAAGGGAGCTTTTGTGATGGAGAGCTTGAGTTGTAGAGGTCACCTATTACTTAAAAGCAGAAAGCTTTCTTCTTATGGAAGGTGGCGACTAATTAGCTTGATGACTTTTGAGTTGTTTCTGATCACCATGATAGGTTTGCCGCTCCAACTCGAAGGCAAGGCGGCTTCTACACATCAATTGGCTCGGCAAGCCTACACCTGCACTGAAGCAGACCTTGAAGACCTGACTGATCGCTGGCGAGCATCTTATTTACCTGCTGCTAGAGCATTAAGGACTTGTGGTGATCCGGCTGTACCAGGGCTAATTGAGGTGATGACGGATGAAACAGTGGACTTAAATATCCGTCAGCTTTCGGCTCGATTGCTGGCTCAAATTGGTTCAGAAGAGGCCATTATTGCTTTGCTTGATGCAACCAGTGATGAGACACTGCAGACAAGTATCCATCGAGCCTTTAGGGTACTTAATAGAGATTCATCGTCGGTTGTGCCTCTACTGGCAGATGCCCTTGGGTCACCAGAAATATCCAGAGCTGCGGCAGCTGCAAAAGGATTGGCTCACATTGCCTCGGAAGACGCTATCAATGCTTTGCTAGAGGCACTTCGCGAAGAAGCCTCTCAAGACGCCGCTTTTATCGGACTTGGGGAAATCAATTCTAATTCCTCTTCTGCAGTTGATGTCTTAATTGCAGCCTTAAGGGATGAATCAGAAATCATTCAAGTGGGCGCAGCTTATGGCCTTGCAGAAATTGGGACTAACGCTGAGGCCGCAATTCCTGAACTAGCAGAATTATTGCGTGTAAGCGAAGAGGAATATCTTCACCCTGATGAAGGGAGTGAGGCGCGCGGTATGGCAGCCTATGCCCTTGGCAAAATAAACCCGCTTCATGAAGAGGCTTTGAAAGCTTTAGGTATAACCGTCAGTCTTGGTGAACCAGCAGTTATTGGGACTGCCGACTACTATCCAGAACTCAAAGAGGAAGTAAAAGAGATCGCGGCTGAAGCACTCGATGAAATAGACAACATTTTGTTTTTGCTGGACTGGAATAGGGAAAGTTATATATGGCACATGATTGCCCTTATCCATCAGCCGAGTTCTGAATTAACAACAACTTTCAATGAAGTTCTATCGGAAGAGGAAATTAATTCAGAAATCCAATTGAACGCCATTCAATTCATCGGAGTTTATCCTACTAGCTTCATGCCTATGAACAACGAGCAAGACTTATTTCTTGATCTCTTTGATAATCTATTAACCATTGTGGAAAATCAGAATGTGGATGTAGAGACGAAATACTATGGTGTCCACACCATTTTTGAAATTATGAATCAACAGCAAGGCTCTTATGTGGTTCATGAGTCAGTGGTTTTGCGACTAGCTGAAATAGCAAAGAATGAGGGAGAGGATATTGAAATTAGACAGGGCGCTGTAAATGCAATTAATGTATTGCTTTATGGGGGTAATTATCATAATTCTCCTGAATTGCAATATGTAGTAGAAGCACTGGTGGAGATAGCTGAAGGAAGTCGTTTATATAGCCTTTGGCGTGAAGACTACGAACAGCTTCAGAGCCAGGGAATGATTGACTGGAATGACATAGGCGCAGTTGCCATGATAGCTTTGTTGTATTCTACTGATTGGTCTTTTTGTTCTAATCTTTCATTTCCCTATCTTCTCTGTGAGGAAAATCGCGCCTCACCTGCGGGTGTTTTTCTAAGTCAGCTAGAACAGACAAATCCAGAATTGTTTGAAGCTTTACGCCAGAATGCCAGGTTGCCTTTCTCCCCTTATGA is part of the Leptolyngbya sp. CCY15150 genome and encodes:
- a CDS encoding HEAT repeat domain-containing protein, with translation MTFELFLITMIGLPLQLEGKAASTHQLARQAYTCTEADLEDLTDRWRASYLPAARALRTCGDPAVPGLIEVMTDETVDLNIRQLSARLLAQIGSEEAIIALLDATSDETLQTSIHRAFRVLNRDSSSVVPLLADALGSPEISRAAAAAKGLAHIASEDAINALLEALREEASQDAAFIGLGEINSNSSSAVDVLIAALRDESEIIQVGAAYGLAEIGTNAEAAIPELAELLRVSEEEYLHPDEGSEARGMAAYALGKINPLHEEALKALGITVSLGEPAVIGTADYYPELKEEVKEIAAEALDEIDNILFLLDWNRESYIWHMIALIHQPSSELTTTFNEVLSEEEINSEIQLNAIQFIGVYPTSFMPMNNEQDLFLDLFDNLLTIVENQNVDVETKYYGVHTIFEIMNQQQGSYVVHESVVLRLAEIAKNEGEDIEIRQGAVNAINVLLYGGNYHNSPELQYVVEALVEIAEGSRLYSLWREDYEQLQSQGMIDWNDIGAVAMIALLYSTDWSFCSNLSFPYLLCEENRASPAGVFLSQLEQTNPELFEALRQNARLPFSPYEGPSFAEAPFLAASVIRHQRNNQPAICRYGIAQRLVPRCR